The following coding sequences lie in one Vibrio sp. BS-M-Sm-2 genomic window:
- a CDS encoding LysR substrate-binding domain-containing protein, giving the protein MNRTLPSTKTLLAFLSTARHLNFTRAAHELNVTQGAVSRQVLSFEESLGCDLFYRHARGLSLTPKGEELVPLIQGTIHQLQSALNQVASSPSKIKLNAPSCITSWLLPKLMSFQQAYPDIDVELTSTIKHVFEPSFDPFDAVIIYGKKPNQHSIVSQLLFNEQLAPVCQAQSITKSHLVNDASTIIKPHKLAQYTWLHANNEQSDWRLWLEHIGSHDLSSKNNQQFATLDQAMNAAIQGFGIAIGDITLATQDIDLGRLVKVSEGSVFSGNGYFLLQPKNRQNASLSTLVDWLVD; this is encoded by the coding sequence ATGAATCGCACACTACCTTCAACCAAAACCTTACTCGCGTTTTTGTCTACGGCAAGGCATCTCAACTTTACGCGAGCTGCACATGAGCTCAATGTCACGCAAGGTGCAGTCAGTCGTCAGGTGTTGTCGTTTGAAGAAAGCCTTGGCTGTGATCTCTTCTATCGTCATGCTCGCGGGCTGTCTTTAACGCCGAAAGGAGAAGAACTGGTTCCCTTGATACAAGGAACGATTCATCAACTGCAATCGGCTCTAAATCAAGTGGCTAGCTCTCCCTCCAAGATCAAACTCAACGCACCGAGCTGTATTACCTCTTGGTTATTGCCTAAGTTGATGTCCTTTCAACAGGCCTATCCTGATATTGATGTCGAGCTCACGTCGACCATCAAGCACGTTTTTGAGCCAAGCTTTGATCCCTTCGATGCGGTGATTATTTATGGCAAGAAACCAAACCAACACTCAATTGTTAGCCAACTACTGTTCAACGAGCAACTAGCTCCTGTCTGCCAAGCGCAAAGCATTACCAAAAGCCATCTTGTCAACGACGCGTCGACCATCATCAAGCCACACAAGCTTGCCCAATACACTTGGCTACACGCCAACAATGAGCAGAGTGATTGGCGACTTTGGTTGGAACACATAGGAAGCCACGACCTTTCAAGTAAGAACAACCAGCAATTCGCGACACTCGATCAAGCTATGAATGCTGCCATTCAAGGGTTTGGTATTGCCATAGGCGACATCACGCTGGCCACGCAAGATATTGATTTAGGTAGATTGGTGAAAGTGAGTGAAGGCAGTGTCTTTTCGGGAAATGGATACTTCCTATTACAACCCAAAAACCGTCAGAATGCCTCGCTATCAACCTTAGTCGATTGGCTAGTCGATTAA
- the trpA gene encoding tryptophan synthase subunit alpha: MDRYQSLFTRLAEKNQGAFVPFVTVGDPNPEQSLKIMETLVEAGADALELGIPFSDPLADGPTIQGANIRALDSKVTPDVCFDLIGQIRAKYPELPIGLLMYANLVYARGIENFYERCANAGIDSVLIADVPTNESGEFVAAAKKFGVHPIFIAPPTASDETLQSVSELGGGYTYLLSRAGVTGAETKANMPVTALLDRLNKFDAPPALLGFGISAPEQVKEAIEAGAAGAISGSAVVKIIENNVEQPEAMLKALAEFVTPMKAATQK, encoded by the coding sequence ATGGATCGCTATCAATCACTCTTCACTCGCTTAGCTGAAAAGAATCAGGGCGCATTTGTACCATTCGTAACGGTTGGCGATCCTAACCCTGAGCAATCACTTAAGATCATGGAAACGCTGGTAGAAGCGGGGGCTGATGCGCTTGAACTTGGCATTCCGTTCTCTGATCCACTGGCTGATGGCCCAACAATCCAAGGTGCGAACATTCGTGCGTTAGATTCTAAAGTAACACCTGATGTGTGTTTTGATCTTATTGGACAAATCCGCGCGAAATACCCAGAGCTACCAATTGGCCTACTGATGTACGCGAACTTGGTTTACGCACGTGGTATCGAGAACTTCTACGAGCGTTGTGCTAATGCGGGTATCGATTCAGTATTGATTGCTGACGTACCAACTAACGAAAGTGGCGAGTTTGTTGCGGCAGCGAAGAAGTTTGGCGTTCACCCAATCTTTATTGCTCCACCAACAGCAAGTGATGAGACGCTTCAATCAGTTTCTGAGCTAGGTGGTGGTTACACTTACCTACTTTCTCGTGCTGGCGTAACGGGTGCAGAAACCAAAGCAAACATGCCAGTAACCGCACTGCTTGATCGTTTGAACAAGTTTGACGCGCCACCAGCACTGCTTGGTTTCGGTATCTCGGCTCCTGAGCAAGTCAAAGAAGCCATCGAAGCTGGCGCTGCCGGTGCGATCTCTGGCTCAGCGGTCGTAAAAATCATTGAAAACAACGTTGAACAACCAGAAGCAATGCTTAAAGCACTTGCTGAGTTTGTTACGCCAATGAAAGCGGCTACGCAAAAGTAA
- a CDS encoding nodulation protein NfeD yields MTFILKYLFAFFLLFSSVFAQADDVWVIEVNGGIGPATSDYLTREIEQAYDEQAKFIILKMNTPGGLDSSMRDIIRSITTSPIPIATWVGPAGSRAASAGTYILLASHIASMAPGTNLGAATPVSLGGGKAPTNPLSPQDDANKDDNASASEQDETKQENSDQVKASTAMEKKVINDAAAYIVSLAKLHKRNEEWAEKAVREAASLDSENALELNVIDFIASDLQQLVELSNGRTIIINGVSQEVQLSDVAFVEREQDWRFSLLSVITNPNVAYILMLIGIYGLLLEFYNPGVGLPGVLGGICLLLAMYSLQMLPVSYAGLALILLGIALMVAEAFSPSFGIFGLGGVAAFTLGSIMLMDTEVPGYQIALPLIIGISLFSVAFIVVTISMLVRVRSKPVTTGMEAVVGDTGKVVSGFPGAGRVLVEGEIWQAKCASELQAGQIIRVTKLTGLLLDVEALPDETSSKPS; encoded by the coding sequence ATGACTTTTATATTAAAGTACTTGTTTGCGTTTTTTCTGTTGTTCAGCTCTGTGTTTGCTCAGGCCGATGATGTCTGGGTTATTGAGGTGAATGGAGGGATAGGTCCCGCGACCAGTGACTACCTCACTAGAGAAATAGAACAAGCTTACGATGAGCAAGCTAAATTCATCATTTTGAAAATGAACACGCCCGGCGGGTTAGATTCGTCGATGCGCGACATTATTCGATCCATCACCACGTCACCGATTCCGATAGCAACTTGGGTTGGGCCCGCGGGCTCACGTGCGGCGAGTGCGGGAACCTACATTCTACTTGCTAGTCACATTGCCTCCATGGCGCCCGGAACTAATTTGGGCGCAGCCACGCCGGTGTCTCTTGGCGGTGGCAAAGCGCCGACTAATCCATTATCACCTCAAGACGATGCCAATAAAGATGATAACGCGTCAGCAAGTGAGCAAGACGAAACGAAACAAGAGAATTCAGACCAAGTAAAAGCCTCCACTGCGATGGAGAAGAAAGTCATCAATGATGCTGCTGCCTACATCGTTAGTTTGGCTAAGCTGCACAAACGTAACGAAGAATGGGCAGAAAAAGCGGTAAGAGAAGCGGCGAGTTTGGACTCAGAGAATGCGCTCGAACTTAACGTGATTGATTTCATCGCGAGCGACCTACAGCAATTGGTTGAGTTGAGTAATGGACGCACCATCATAATCAATGGTGTCAGTCAGGAAGTCCAACTTAGTGATGTTGCTTTTGTCGAGCGAGAACAAGACTGGCGCTTTAGTTTGCTTTCGGTGATCACTAATCCAAATGTTGCTTACATTCTGATGCTAATCGGTATCTATGGCTTGCTCCTTGAGTTCTATAACCCCGGCGTTGGTTTACCGGGTGTATTAGGGGGAATTTGTTTGCTACTCGCCATGTATTCCTTACAAATGCTGCCAGTGAGTTACGCAGGCCTTGCGTTAATTCTATTGGGAATTGCCCTCATGGTGGCAGAAGCCTTTAGCCCGAGTTTTGGTATCTTCGGGTTGGGTGGCGTCGCCGCATTCACTTTGGGCTCGATCATGCTGATGGACACAGAGGTACCGGGTTACCAAATTGCATTGCCGCTAATCATTGGGATCAGTTTGTTCTCTGTTGCCTTTATCGTCGTCACCATATCCATGTTAGTTCGAGTGAGAAGCAAGCCAGTGACTACGGGGATGGAAGCGGTTGTCGGTGATACAGGTAAAGTGGTAAGCGGTTTCCCAGGAGCAGGTCGAGTATTGGTCGAAGGTGAGATCTGGCAAGCCAAATGCGCGAGTGAACTGCAAGCGGGGCAGATTATCAGAGTGACCAAACTGACTGGATTGCTGTTAGATGTTGAGGCGCTGCCCGATGAGACATCATCGAAACCTAGTTAG
- a CDS encoding septation protein A, whose protein sequence is MKQILDFIPLIIFFALYKMYDIYTATGALIVASAVQIILTYFIYKKVEKMQIITFLMVAVFGGMTIFLHDDNFIKWKVTIVYALFAIGLTASHLMGKSAIKGMLGKEITLPDAIWGKINWAWTLFFTLCAILNVYVAFSLPLDVWVNFKVFGLLIATLLFTLLTGAYIYKHLPKDQQLQKEQQELTDKNTDEK, encoded by the coding sequence ATGAAACAAATTCTTGATTTCATTCCTCTCATTATTTTCTTTGCGCTGTATAAGATGTATGACATCTATACAGCGACTGGTGCTTTGATCGTTGCATCTGCAGTTCAAATTATTTTGACATACTTCATCTACAAGAAAGTAGAAAAAATGCAGATCATCACGTTCCTTATGGTTGCCGTATTTGGTGGCATGACCATCTTCTTGCACGACGACAACTTCATAAAATGGAAAGTGACGATCGTTTACGCTCTATTCGCTATTGGCCTGACAGCCAGCCACCTTATGGGAAAATCAGCAATTAAAGGCATGTTGGGTAAAGAGATCACACTGCCTGATGCCATATGGGGCAAGATCAACTGGGCTTGGACTCTATTTTTTACCCTATGTGCCATTCTCAACGTTTACGTTGCTTTCAGCCTACCATTGGATGTGTGGGTTAACTTCAAGGTGTTTGGCCTGCTAATAGCAACATTACTATTTACGCTGCTTACGGGTGCCTACATCTATAAGCATTTACCAAAAGATCAACAGCTACAAAAAGAGCAGCAAGAGCTAACTGATAAAAATACTGACGAGAAGTAA
- a CDS encoding dicarboxylate/amino acid:cation symporter yields the protein MVHRTLVSSSGIFIFSSTEVMEVLKEKSLLSNIGVQVVIAMIVGTVVGAMMGDSATMFAPLGAIFINLIKMLVIPLVAVALISGAAGLGNSSSAGKVGVTTLGYFALTSALAVALALVMGEVFEPGRGIDVSGVEGMFSSEYAAKGELPTFWATITGMIPTNVFQSLNEANILQILVFCLFFGIALSKQAKEKRDPIINGVNAIVDAMVWMINKVMIIAPLGVFGLMAEAVGTFGFGALMVVFKLFIVYIAAILIFGFVAYPLMIQIFTKTSAKKFLVAMKKPQAVALSTASSMATLPVTMETVEKELGVRNSTASFVLPLGATINMSGNAIYYGLVAIFFAQLFNIDLSMGAYVAIIVTSTLGAVGQAGVPGPSFLVVAVLLAAGIPIEGLPLLFALDRIFDMIRTALNITGDAACAVIVDSLIEDETKEAELQKQQA from the coding sequence ATGGTACATCGTACATTGGTGAGTAGTTCTGGGATTTTTATATTTAGTAGCACAGAGGTTATGGAAGTGTTAAAAGAAAAGAGTTTACTAAGCAACATCGGCGTTCAAGTCGTTATTGCAATGATCGTCGGTACTGTAGTCGGTGCGATGATGGGTGACAGCGCAACTATGTTCGCTCCACTGGGCGCTATCTTCATCAATTTGATCAAGATGCTGGTTATCCCTCTAGTAGCAGTTGCACTGATTTCAGGTGCTGCTGGTCTGGGCAACAGTTCATCTGCAGGTAAAGTCGGTGTAACAACACTAGGTTACTTTGCACTAACGTCTGCACTTGCTGTAGCACTAGCGCTGGTAATGGGTGAAGTATTCGAACCGGGTCGTGGTATCGATGTTTCTGGCGTTGAAGGCATGTTCTCTTCTGAATACGCTGCGAAAGGCGAACTTCCAACGTTCTGGGCAACCATCACTGGCATGATCCCTACCAACGTTTTCCAATCATTGAATGAAGCAAACATTCTGCAAATTCTCGTTTTCTGCTTGTTCTTTGGTATCGCGCTTTCTAAGCAAGCGAAAGAAAAACGTGACCCTATCATCAATGGCGTAAACGCGATTGTTGACGCTATGGTTTGGATGATCAACAAGGTGATGATCATCGCACCACTTGGCGTATTCGGCCTAATGGCAGAAGCAGTAGGTACTTTCGGTTTCGGCGCACTTATGGTTGTGTTCAAACTGTTCATTGTTTACATCGCTGCGATCCTGATTTTCGGCTTTGTTGCCTACCCACTGATGATTCAAATCTTCACTAAGACTTCAGCTAAGAAGTTCCTAGTAGCAATGAAGAAGCCTCAAGCGGTAGCACTATCAACTGCTTCATCAATGGCAACACTACCAGTAACAATGGAAACAGTTGAGAAAGAGCTTGGCGTTCGTAACTCTACTGCTTCATTCGTTCTGCCTCTTGGCGCGACGATCAACATGTCTGGTAACGCGATCTACTACGGCCTAGTGGCTATCTTCTTCGCACAGCTGTTCAACATCGACCTATCTATGGGCGCTTACGTTGCTATCATCGTAACGTCTACGCTAGGTGCAGTTGGTCAAGCTGGTGTTCCAGGTCCTTCTTTCCTAGTGGTTGCAGTTCTTCTTGCGGCTGGTATCCCTATCGAAGGTCTACCTCTGTTGTTCGCTCTCGACCGTATCTTCGACATGATCCGTACTGCTCTAAACATCACTGGTGATGCAGCATGTGCCGTAATCGTTGATTCTCTAATCGAAGACGAAACGAAAGAAGCTGAGCTACAAAAACAGCAAGCGTAA
- the hisC gene encoding histidinol-phosphate transaminase, whose protein sequence is MTSFIDSLVPQAVKKLIPYQSARRIGGDGRVWLNANELESSLFQGEASHNRYPDFLPQDIAKAYQDYCGTDAATVAVRGADEAIDLLIRTFCKPASDNILICSPTYAMYEFCADALAINTLDSPLQEDFSLNVADIVNKAELANIVFLCSPNNPTGNVIPKLDLIQVLEGTIGKSLVVVDEAYIEFEPQTSAVSLIERYPHLVVIRTLSKAFGLAAVRCGFILASQNVMQYIAKLIPPYPMPDCSSQIVLDALSDERVSVMEDATLKLVELRNWFACELTQFDFIESVYPSSTNFILLRQKPGYQVFSVLAKDSIVIRNQNHEPALRNCVRISIGSQESMLEVITSLTRYQTELQQTQQDQQKRKHQQDQYIEIQSQLDKDHI, encoded by the coding sequence TTGACATCTTTTATTGATAGCTTAGTACCTCAGGCTGTAAAAAAATTAATACCTTATCAATCAGCTAGAAGAATTGGTGGTGATGGACGTGTCTGGCTAAACGCCAATGAATTGGAAAGCTCGCTGTTTCAAGGAGAAGCAAGTCACAACCGATACCCAGACTTCTTACCACAAGATATTGCTAAGGCTTACCAAGATTACTGTGGCACTGATGCTGCGACTGTTGCCGTTCGTGGTGCAGATGAAGCGATTGATTTGCTGATCAGAACATTCTGTAAACCGGCGAGCGACAACATACTTATCTGTTCTCCAACGTATGCGATGTATGAGTTTTGCGCCGATGCATTGGCGATTAATACCTTGGACTCTCCATTGCAGGAAGACTTCAGCCTGAACGTCGCTGATATCGTGAATAAAGCGGAACTGGCGAATATCGTGTTTCTTTGTTCACCAAACAACCCAACGGGTAATGTGATTCCTAAATTGGATTTGATTCAGGTACTGGAAGGCACGATTGGAAAGTCGCTAGTGGTAGTCGATGAAGCGTATATCGAATTTGAACCACAAACGTCAGCCGTTAGCCTTATTGAACGCTATCCACATTTGGTTGTGATTCGCACTTTGTCGAAGGCGTTTGGATTGGCTGCGGTTCGTTGTGGCTTTATCTTAGCGAGTCAAAATGTGATGCAGTATATCGCGAAGCTGATTCCACCTTATCCGATGCCAGATTGTTCATCTCAAATCGTTTTAGACGCTTTGTCTGATGAACGAGTCTCTGTGATGGAAGACGCGACGCTAAAATTGGTCGAGCTACGTAACTGGTTTGCTTGTGAGTTAACGCAGTTTGATTTCATCGAGTCAGTTTACCCCTCATCGACGAACTTTATTTTGCTACGTCAAAAACCTGGGTATCAAGTGTTCAGTGTATTGGCGAAGGATAGCATTGTGATAAGGAATCAAAACCACGAACCTGCCTTGCGTAACTGCGTACGAATCAGTATTGGTAGCCAAGAGAGCATGCTAGAAGTGATAACGTCACTTACACGCTACCAAACCGAGCTACAACAGACTCAACAAGATCAGCAAAAACGAAAGCATCAACAAGATCAATATATAGAAATTCAATCTCAACTCGATAAAGATCATATCTAG
- a CDS encoding slipin family protein, with protein MFIHTIGIVIVLVILLIASMFRVLREYERAVVFFLGRFYGVKGPGLIIIIPFIQQIVRVDLRTIVLDVPTQDLITRDNVSVKVNAVVYFRVLDPKMAINNVENYLEATSQLSQTTLRSVLGQHELDELLSEREELNRDLQSILDQHTDNWGIKIANVEIKHVDLDDSMVRALAKQAEAERSRRAKVIHATGELEASTKLREAAEVLNKAPNAIQLRYMQTLTEVANERTTTIVFPMPVDLVDKITDPIKATLNEAAIKKAMKVDD; from the coding sequence ATGTTTATACACACTATAGGTATTGTCATCGTGCTCGTTATCTTGTTGATAGCCAGTATGTTCAGAGTTCTGCGCGAGTACGAGCGTGCAGTAGTGTTCTTCTTAGGGCGCTTTTACGGTGTTAAAGGACCAGGTTTGATAATCATCATTCCTTTTATCCAACAAATTGTGCGAGTGGATCTACGAACTATCGTTTTGGATGTACCGACGCAAGATTTGATTACTCGAGATAACGTGTCGGTTAAGGTCAATGCTGTGGTCTATTTTCGAGTGCTTGATCCGAAAATGGCGATCAACAACGTTGAGAACTATCTTGAGGCCACCAGTCAACTTTCACAAACAACGTTACGTTCTGTTCTAGGGCAACATGAGTTGGACGAGCTATTGTCAGAGCGAGAAGAGCTCAATAGAGATTTGCAATCGATACTGGATCAACACACCGATAACTGGGGGATTAAGATTGCCAATGTCGAGATCAAGCATGTCGATCTAGATGACAGCATGGTGCGAGCTCTTGCTAAACAAGCAGAGGCGGAACGTTCTCGTCGAGCCAAGGTGATACATGCAACGGGTGAGTTAGAGGCATCAACTAAGTTAAGAGAAGCCGCGGAAGTGCTAAACAAAGCACCTAACGCCATTCAGTTGCGTTACATGCAGACTCTAACCGAAGTGGCGAATGAACGCACCACGACCATCGTCTTCCCGATGCCTGTCGACTTGGTGGATAAGATCACCGACCCCATCAAAGCGACACTTAATGAAGCTGCTATTAAGAAAGCGATGAAAGTGGATGATTAG
- a CDS encoding ABC transporter substrate-binding protein, giving the protein MKKIILGLAFTAALLGTTVQAKEIRLASDFTYPPFNYKNSAGVPVGFDIEIADALCEQAKLDCTWVSQSWDSLIPSLLARKSDVIMASMRITEERKRKILFTDKYYQTPAVFVAAKSAEFSVDEAGLAGKTIGVQQGTIHDRYVTDKFGDVANIKRYTGQDEVYLDLQNGRLDLTFGNSDQLSLAFLDKKEGEGFEFKGKAVTDKAYIGEGTALALRKQDSKLAKQFNAAIEEIRSNGTYDKIASKYFTFDIYGADL; this is encoded by the coding sequence ATGAAAAAGATAATACTAGGACTCGCTTTTACGGCCGCTTTACTTGGTACAACGGTACAGGCAAAAGAAATCCGTTTGGCGTCAGACTTTACGTATCCGCCATTCAACTACAAAAACAGTGCCGGTGTGCCTGTCGGGTTTGATATTGAGATAGCTGATGCCTTGTGTGAGCAAGCCAAGCTCGATTGTACTTGGGTTTCACAAAGTTGGGATTCGTTGATTCCAAGTTTATTGGCAAGAAAGTCAGATGTGATCATGGCGTCGATGCGTATTACCGAAGAGCGTAAGCGCAAGATCTTGTTCACTGATAAGTACTACCAGACCCCAGCTGTGTTTGTTGCTGCTAAAAGCGCGGAGTTCAGCGTTGATGAGGCAGGCTTAGCAGGCAAAACCATCGGTGTTCAGCAAGGTACGATTCACGATCGCTACGTAACTGACAAGTTTGGCGATGTGGCAAACATTAAGCGTTATACCGGCCAAGATGAAGTTTATCTGGATCTGCAAAACGGTCGTCTAGATCTAACTTTCGGCAACTCAGATCAACTGTCATTGGCTTTCTTAGATAAGAAAGAAGGCGAGGGCTTTGAGTTCAAAGGCAAAGCAGTAACCGACAAAGCCTACATTGGCGAGGGTACGGCGTTAGCATTAAGAAAACAGGATTCAAAACTGGCGAAACAATTCAATGCCGCGATTGAGGAGATCAGATCGAACGGTACCTACGACAAGATCGCGTCTAAGTACTTTACGTTTGATATCTATGGCGCTGATTTATAA